A portion of the Epinephelus moara isolate mb chromosome 4, YSFRI_EMoa_1.0, whole genome shotgun sequence genome contains these proteins:
- the elf2a gene encoding ETS-related transcription factor Elf-2a isoform X2 — MTSVVVSDGGGNIVEYVTVVEEPQQCEQQPTEEEEEEEEEEVVQQEVEAVIVGGEEVEEDVEEEEGVVLQEEGCPAVIVEEVPSAQVEECYSAQVLVYDDETYLMQDVAEEQEVVTEVAETVEMSGHDMVCFDKTFEAAEALLHMESPGGLHNERNTEDVMMETVVEVSTECGPIEEESFPIPPDCEPAAKRKRGGGRKPKTHQPASNGSFDLGIKKRPREGKGNTTYLWEFLLELLQDKNTCPRYIKWMQREKGIFKLVDSKAVSKLWGKHKNKPDMNYETMGRALRYYYQRGILAKVEGQRLAYQFKDMPKNIRVIDDEEDGEELEDGEGVVSSSQHPAHQHGPSSLSTNSPAATQPQQTYVTVIPSNAGTRPIRAMPVVMTNSLGQVTLNSSSILTTTTGVPVTVANASASAPPKLVIQALPTMLPAGSKAGEKITIITIPANQLATLMQANPSGQVTQLIQAKPVATQLAHTTAKPATTTPTVQLTAGRPTPQLILAKPAAVAQPLPQLSVQVSQPHAAPPKTPTQLPKPPSSQLEVAQSEAAAEAPPPSSPPAASAETTSS; from the exons ATGACCTCTGTGGTAGTGTCAGACGGTGGAGGGAACATAGTGGAGTATGTCACCGTGGTGGAGGAGCCCCAGCAG TGTGAGCAGCAgcccactgaggaggaggaagaggaggaggaagaagaagtggTCCAGCAGGAAGTCGAGGCGGTGATTGTTggtggagaggaggtggaggaagatgtggaagaagaggagggtgtGGTGCTGCAGGAAGAGGGGTGTCCGGCAGTGATCGTGGAGGAGGTCCCCAGTGCCCAGGTGGAGGAGTGCTACTCGGCACAGGTCCTGGTCTATGACGATGAGACGTATCTGATGCAGGACGTGGCTGAGGAGCAGGAGGTGGTTACAGAGGTGGCTGAGACCG tggAGATGTCGGGTCATGACATGGTGTGTTTTGACAAAACCTTTGAAGCAGCCGAAGCTCTTCTCCACATGGAGTCTCCTGGAGGACTGCACAATGAACGCAACACAG AGGATGTGATGATGGAGACGGTGGTGGAGGTGTCTACAGAGTGTGGGCCCATAGAGGAGGAGTCCTTTCCCATCCCTCCTGATTGTGAACCTGCTgccaagagaaagagaggag GTGGACGCAAGCCCAAGACACACCAGCCTGCTTCGAATGGATCCTTTGACCTGGGGATCAAGAAAAGACCGAGGGAGGGCAAAG GCAACACCACCTATCTGTGGGAGTTCCTGCTAGAGCTGCTGCAGGATAAAAACACCTGTCCCCGGTACATCAAGTGGATGCAGAGGGAGAAGGGCATCTTCAAACTGGTGGACTCCAAGGCCGTGTCCAAACTGTGGGGGAAACACAAGAACAAGCCCGACATGAACTACGAGACCATGGGCAGAGCCCTGAG gtatTACTACCAGCGTGGCATCCTGGCTAAAGTGGAGGGACAGCGACTGGCCTACCAGTTTAAAGACATGCCCAAGAACATCCGGGTGATTGATGAcgaggaggatggagaggagctggaggacGGTGAGGGCGTGGTTTCTTCTAGCCAGCACCCGGCTCACCAGCATGGCCCCTCCAGCCTGAGCACAAACTCCCCCGCCGCCACCCAGCCTCAGCAGACCTATGTCACTGTCATCCCCAGCAACGCCGGCACCAG GCCCATCCGAGCCATGCCAGTGGTCATGACCAACTCGCTCGGTCAGGTGACGTTAaactcctcctccatcctcaccaccaccacaggAGTGCCAGTAACGGTGGCCAACGCCTCCGCCAGCGCTCCCCCAAAACTGGTCATCCAGGCTCTGCCCACCATGCTGCCTGCCGGCTCCAAAGCAGGAGAGAAGATCACCATCATTACCATCCCAGCCAACCAGCTGGCCACGCTCATGCAGGCCAACCCATCAGGCCAGGTCACGCAGCTCATCCAGGCTAAACCTGTTGCTACACAGTTAGCGCACACAACCGCTAAACCGGCCACCACCACCCCTACGGTCCAGCTAACAGCAGGCCGGCCCACGCCGCAGCTCATTCTGGCTAAACCGGCAGCAGTGGCTCAGCCACTGCCGCAGCTCTCTGTGCAGGTCAGCCAGCCTCATGCTGCACCACCCAAAACCCCCACCCAGCTCCCGAAGCCCCCCAGCAGTCAGCTCGAAGTGGCAcaatcagaggcagcagcagaggctcCGCCCCCCTCCAGCCCaccagcagcatcagcagaaACCACCTCATCCTGA
- the elf2a gene encoding ETS-related transcription factor Elf-2a isoform X1 — MTSVVVSDGGGNIVEYVTVVEEPQQCEQQPTEEEEEEEEEEVVQQEVEAVIVGGEEVEEDVEEEEGVVLQEEGCPAVIVEEVPSAQVEECYSAQVLVYDDETYLMQDVAEEQEVVTEVAETVEMSGHDMVCFDKTFEAAEALLHMESPGGLHNERNTAEDVMMETVVEVSTECGPIEEESFPIPPDCEPAAKRKRGGGRKPKTHQPASNGSFDLGIKKRPREGKGNTTYLWEFLLELLQDKNTCPRYIKWMQREKGIFKLVDSKAVSKLWGKHKNKPDMNYETMGRALRYYYQRGILAKVEGQRLAYQFKDMPKNIRVIDDEEDGEELEDGEGVVSSSQHPAHQHGPSSLSTNSPAATQPQQTYVTVIPSNAGTRPIRAMPVVMTNSLGQVTLNSSSILTTTTGVPVTVANASASAPPKLVIQALPTMLPAGSKAGEKITIITIPANQLATLMQANPSGQVTQLIQAKPVATQLAHTTAKPATTTPTVQLTAGRPTPQLILAKPAAVAQPLPQLSVQVSQPHAAPPKTPTQLPKPPSSQLEVAQSEAAAEAPPPSSPPAASAETTSS, encoded by the exons ATGACCTCTGTGGTAGTGTCAGACGGTGGAGGGAACATAGTGGAGTATGTCACCGTGGTGGAGGAGCCCCAGCAG TGTGAGCAGCAgcccactgaggaggaggaagaggaggaggaagaagaagtggTCCAGCAGGAAGTCGAGGCGGTGATTGTTggtggagaggaggtggaggaagatgtggaagaagaggagggtgtGGTGCTGCAGGAAGAGGGGTGTCCGGCAGTGATCGTGGAGGAGGTCCCCAGTGCCCAGGTGGAGGAGTGCTACTCGGCACAGGTCCTGGTCTATGACGATGAGACGTATCTGATGCAGGACGTGGCTGAGGAGCAGGAGGTGGTTACAGAGGTGGCTGAGACCG tggAGATGTCGGGTCATGACATGGTGTGTTTTGACAAAACCTTTGAAGCAGCCGAAGCTCTTCTCCACATGGAGTCTCCTGGAGGACTGCACAATGAACGCAACACAG CAGAGGATGTGATGATGGAGACGGTGGTGGAGGTGTCTACAGAGTGTGGGCCCATAGAGGAGGAGTCCTTTCCCATCCCTCCTGATTGTGAACCTGCTgccaagagaaagagaggag GTGGACGCAAGCCCAAGACACACCAGCCTGCTTCGAATGGATCCTTTGACCTGGGGATCAAGAAAAGACCGAGGGAGGGCAAAG GCAACACCACCTATCTGTGGGAGTTCCTGCTAGAGCTGCTGCAGGATAAAAACACCTGTCCCCGGTACATCAAGTGGATGCAGAGGGAGAAGGGCATCTTCAAACTGGTGGACTCCAAGGCCGTGTCCAAACTGTGGGGGAAACACAAGAACAAGCCCGACATGAACTACGAGACCATGGGCAGAGCCCTGAG gtatTACTACCAGCGTGGCATCCTGGCTAAAGTGGAGGGACAGCGACTGGCCTACCAGTTTAAAGACATGCCCAAGAACATCCGGGTGATTGATGAcgaggaggatggagaggagctggaggacGGTGAGGGCGTGGTTTCTTCTAGCCAGCACCCGGCTCACCAGCATGGCCCCTCCAGCCTGAGCACAAACTCCCCCGCCGCCACCCAGCCTCAGCAGACCTATGTCACTGTCATCCCCAGCAACGCCGGCACCAG GCCCATCCGAGCCATGCCAGTGGTCATGACCAACTCGCTCGGTCAGGTGACGTTAaactcctcctccatcctcaccaccaccacaggAGTGCCAGTAACGGTGGCCAACGCCTCCGCCAGCGCTCCCCCAAAACTGGTCATCCAGGCTCTGCCCACCATGCTGCCTGCCGGCTCCAAAGCAGGAGAGAAGATCACCATCATTACCATCCCAGCCAACCAGCTGGCCACGCTCATGCAGGCCAACCCATCAGGCCAGGTCACGCAGCTCATCCAGGCTAAACCTGTTGCTACACAGTTAGCGCACACAACCGCTAAACCGGCCACCACCACCCCTACGGTCCAGCTAACAGCAGGCCGGCCCACGCCGCAGCTCATTCTGGCTAAACCGGCAGCAGTGGCTCAGCCACTGCCGCAGCTCTCTGTGCAGGTCAGCCAGCCTCATGCTGCACCACCCAAAACCCCCACCCAGCTCCCGAAGCCCCCCAGCAGTCAGCTCGAAGTGGCAcaatcagaggcagcagcagaggctcCGCCCCCCTCCAGCCCaccagcagcatcagcagaaACCACCTCATCCTGA
- the nocta gene encoding nocturnin isoform X2, with the protein MEAVVCPMGGSSSSRLFGTLAQSLNSAPLAQPDPYPEDNPDQDLAEIDPDQLLRECEEALQRRPARPHRDLVYPSGVVPCRHKHNPSIRIMQWNILAQALGEGKDGFIRCPLDALNWEERKYLILEEILTYSPDILCLQEVDHYFDTFQPIMASLGYHGTFLAKPWSPCLDVEQNNGPDGCALFYRRSRFSLQSTAHLRLSAMMLPTNQVAIVQTLNCQVTGQKLCVAVTHLKARSGWERLRSAQGADLLQSLRSITSANVSSRQNEAVSGTIPLVVCGDFNAEPSEDVYRRFSSSTLGLNSAYKLLSCDGQTEPAYTTWKIRPSGESCSTLDYIWYTHDALSVECLLDIPTEEQIGPDRLPSYHYPSDHLSLLCDISFREEPHRLM; encoded by the exons ATGGAGGCTGTGG TGTGTCCAAtgggtggcagcagcagcagcaggctgttTGGCACGTTGGCCCAGTCACTGAACAGCGCTCCTTTGGCCCAGCCTGACCCGTACCCAGAGGACAACCCAGACCAGGACCTGGCTGAGATCGACCCAGACCAGCTGCTCCGAGAGTGCGAGGAGGCCCTGCAGAGGCGTCCAGCGCGGCCACATCGGGATCTGGTCTATCCCAGCGGTGTGGTTCCCTGCCGCCACAAGCATAATCCATCCATACGGATCATGCAGTGGAATATACTCGCACAAG CTCTTGGTGAGGGAAAGGACGGGTTCATCCGCTGTCCACTGGACGCTCTCAACTGGGAGGAAAGGAAGTACCTGATCCTGGAGGAGATCCTCACCTACAGCCCAGACATCCTGTGCCTACAGGAAGTGGACCACTACTTTGACACTTTCCAGCCCATCATGGCCAGCCTCGGTTACCATGGCACCTTCCTGGCCAAACCTTGGTCTCCCTGTCTAGATGTTGAGCAGAATAATGGTCCTGATGGCTGCGCTCTGTTTTACCGCCGCTCACGCTTCTCTCTCCAGTCCACTGCTCACCTGCGGCTGTCAGCCATGATGCTGCCCACCAACCAGGTAGCCATCGTCCAGACACTGAACTGCCAGGTAACGGGCCAGAAGCTGTGCGTGGCCGTGACCCATCTGAAAGCTCGTAGCGGCTGGGAGAGGCTGCGTAGTGCGCAGGGTGCTGACTTGCTGCAAAGTTTACGCAGCATAACGTCTGCTAACgtcagcagcagacagaacGAGGCGGTGTCAGGCACCATCCCTTTGGTAGTGTGTGGGGACTTTAACGCAGAACCCTCAGAAGATGTTTACCGGCGCTTCAGCTCCTCCACTCTAGGCCTGAACTCCGCATACAAGCTGCTTAGCTGTGATGGGCAGACAGAGCCAGCCTATACCACGTGGAAGATCCGCCCCTCCGGAGAGAGCTGCAGCACTCTGGACTATATCTGGTATACCCATGATGCTTTGAGTGTTGAGTGCCTGTTGGACATTCCCACAGAGGAGCAGATCGGCCCAGACCGCCTCCCCTCCTACCACTACCCCTCTGACCATCTATCACTGCTCTGTGACATCAGCTTCAGGGAGGAGCCCCATAGATTGATGTAG